A DNA window from Phragmites australis chromosome 11, lpPhrAust1.1, whole genome shotgun sequence contains the following coding sequences:
- the LOC133883904 gene encoding uncharacterized protein LOC133883904, which translates to MALSPPQRIALIITFFGLLAFVLGVISENKKPASGTPIQGKDVVICKFPSDPTLAMGSLSLVALVLAAIIGHVAIFYPYSGKSVPRGALFQSTSLSVFFVVAELVSFLAFAMLLWATVTEGLHRTHNIHHDMNYQCPTAKTGLFGGAAFLALDASLFWLVCQMLALNARADYLDEDDNKGEYGQVYAAEIEGSKV; encoded by the exons ATGGCTCTATCTCCGCCGCAACGGATTGCTCTCATCATCACTTTCTTTGGTCTTCTGGCATTCGTACTTGGTGTCATCTCAGAAAATAAAAAG CCTGCTTCTGGAACACCTATCCAAGGAAAGGATGTTGTCATCTGCAAGTTCCCAAGTGATCCAACTCTTGCAATGGGAAGTCTGTCCCTTGTGGCGCTGGTACTAGCTGCTATCATAGGGCACGTTGCTATCTTTTATCCATACTCAGGCAAGTCAGTTCCTCGTGGAGCATTGTTTCAAAGCACCAGCTTGTCTGTGTTCTTCGTTGTTGCTGA GCTTGTCTCATTCCTGGCTTTTGCAATGTTGCTCTGGGCGACGGTCACTGAGGGCCTTCACCGCACCCATAACATCCACCACGACATGAACTACCAGTGCCCTACTGCAAAGACTGGCCTGTTTGGTGGTGCCGCTTTCCTTGCCCTCGACGCTTCTCTCTTCTGGCTCGTTTGCCAGATGCTGGCCCTCAACGCAAGGGCTGACTATCTGGACGAGGATGACAACAAGGGCGAATATGGCCAGGTTTACGCTGCTGAAATTGAAGGTTCTAAGGTCTGA